One segment of bacterium DNA contains the following:
- a CDS encoding glycosyltransferase family protein: MHIAVSLTGEGSGHATRMTALCRALRDRHEISIWCPLHTRRIMQHRLPGCQFHPLPWLQAVYRGNRVRLLATAWANFGLFLRTCPTAMALARDLQLLSVDAVVSDYDPFLSLAGLAAGRPVVQLNHQGVVDRHPALRLSWFVAWLTNRLMMPPATARMVSSFYSGDVGPLLRPEITGRREKLARFVVVYARNGFAEHILPVLGQLPETEFRVFPSERYDFAESLAACRGVIAPAGHQLMSEALHLGKPVLAFPQDNQYEQELNARMLERSGWGLRGRIQHVAEDVGRFLQLIPSIPLHRPKPSLMFRLHDSTDQAATRIEHVLVTALARRRRRPVRPGRRASSPRVAT, encoded by the coding sequence ATGCATATCGCCGTGTCACTGACTGGTGAAGGCTCGGGTCACGCGACCCGCATGACAGCGCTGTGCCGTGCACTGCGCGACAGACACGAGATCAGTATCTGGTGTCCGCTGCATACCAGGCGAATCATGCAGCACCGGCTGCCCGGTTGCCAATTCCACCCGCTTCCCTGGCTGCAGGCTGTTTACCGCGGCAACAGGGTTCGGCTGTTGGCAACCGCCTGGGCCAACTTCGGTCTCTTCCTCCGCACTTGCCCCACGGCAATGGCACTGGCCCGTGACCTGCAACTCCTGTCCGTCGACGCGGTGGTGTCGGACTACGACCCGTTCCTGTCGCTGGCCGGCCTGGCAGCGGGAAGGCCGGTAGTCCAGCTCAATCACCAGGGCGTCGTCGACCGCCATCCCGCGCTGCGGCTCTCCTGGTTTGTCGCCTGGCTGACAAACCGGCTGATGATGCCGCCAGCCACGGCGCGGATGGTTTCCTCGTTCTACAGCGGCGACGTGGGGCCGCTGCTGAGGCCGGAGATCACGGGACGCAGGGAGAAGCTGGCTCGCTTCGTGGTCGTGTATGCCCGCAACGGCTTCGCCGAGCACATCCTGCCCGTTCTTGGCCAGCTCCCGGAAACCGAGTTCCGGGTGTTTCCATCTGAGCGGTACGACTTTGCCGAGTCACTCGCCGCCTGCCGGGGAGTGATTGCTCCGGCCGGGCATCAGCTCATGTCCGAAGCGCTGCACCTGGGCAAGCCCGTCCTGGCCTTCCCGCAGGACAACCAATACGAACAGGAGCTGAACGCGCGGATGCTGGAACGTTCCGGCTGGGGATTGCGGGGCAGGATTCAACACGTTGCCGAGGACGTCGGCCGATTCCTGCAGTTGATTCCTTCCATCCCTCTGCACCGACCCAAGCCGAGTTTGATGTTCCGACTCCACGACAGCACCGACCAGGCCGCCACTCGCATCGAGCATGTACTGGTGACCGCCCTGGCGCGGCGGCGCCGGCGGCCGGTACGGCCCGGCCGGCGAGC